The nucleotide window GCCAGCCCGCCGATCGGCGTGCGGCAAGAGCCGTCGAGCTCGCGCAGGAAGGCGCGCTCGGCCAGAAGGCAGGTCTCCGTCGCCGCGTCGTGGATCGAGGCGATCATCTCCCGCGTTGCCGCATCGTCGGCGCGCGCCTCGATGCAGATCGCCCCCTGCCCCACGGCGGGCAGGAACTCCTCCACCTCCAGCAGCGAGGTGATGACATGGGCGAGGCCGAGCCGGCGCAGGCCGGCATTGGCAAGCAGCGTTGCGTCGACCACCCCGTCGGCCAGCTTCTGCAGCCGGCTCTGGACATTGCCGCGATAGGTCACCACCTCGATATCCGGTCGCAGGCGCTTGATCATCGCCTGGCGGCGCAGGCTCGAGGATCCGACCACCGCGCCCTGCGGCAGGTCGGTGAGCCGCGCCGCCTTCGGCGAGATGAAGGCGTCGCGCACGTCCTCGCGCGGCAGGAAGGCGATGATCTCGAGCCCGTCTGGAAGCACCGTCGGCATGTCCTTGGAGGAGTGCACGGCGATGTCGATCTCTCCCTCCAGCATCGCCGTTTCCAGCTCCTTGGTGAAAAGGCCCTTGCCGCCCACCTCTGAGAGCGGTCGGTCGAGGATGCGGTCGCCGGAGGTCTTGATCACGACGATCTCGAAGGCCTCCTGCGGCAGGCCATGGGCGGCCATCAGCCGGTCGCGGGTCTCGTGCGCCTGGGCAAGCGCCAGGGCGCTGCCACGCGTGCCGATGCGCAAGGGAAGGCCGGAATGTTTTGTTTGCAAGAAACTCGTCCCTGGTGTTAGGCGGGGTGCGTCCGTTAGGCGGAACCGCGATGATAAGACCTGAAAGCGCATCGGCCAATGCGGCCGGCTCAAGTTTCCCTCCTGCCGGGCCGCTGACGGTGTTGGGCATCGAGACCAGCTGCGACGAGACCGCAGCCGCCGTGGTGCGCGTTGCGCCCGATGGCAGCCGGCAGATCCTGTCCGACGTGATCCGTTCGCAAACCGGCGAGCACGAGGCGTTCGGTGGCGTCGTACCCGAAATCGCCGCGCGCGCCCATATCCGCATTCTCGACGGACTGGTGAGTGCAGCGCTCAAGGATGCCGGCGTCGGCTTCGACGAGCTCGACGCGGTCGCCGCAACCGCAGGCCCAGGCCTGATCGGCGGCGTCATCGTCGGCCTGACCACGGCCAAGGCCATCGCCATGGCCGCCGGCAAGCCGCTCGTCGCCGTCAACCATCTGGAAGGCCACGCGCTGACCGCGCGGCTGACCGACGGCCTGCCGTTTCCCTACCTTCTGCTGCTGGTGTCCGGCGGCCATACCCAGTTCCTTCTGGTGGAGGGTGTCGGCCGGTATCGGCGTCTCGGCTCCACCATCGACGATGCCCTGGGAGAGGCCTTCGACAAGACGGCAAAGCTCCTGCAGCTCGGCTTTCCCGGCGGGCCGGCAGTGGAAAAGGCCGCAATGCGC belongs to Stappia indica and includes:
- the hemC gene encoding hydroxymethylbilane synthase; translation: MQTKHSGLPLRIGTRGSALALAQAHETRDRLMAAHGLPQEAFEIVVIKTSGDRILDRPLSEVGGKGLFTKELETAMLEGEIDIAVHSSKDMPTVLPDGLEIIAFLPREDVRDAFISPKAARLTDLPQGAVVGSSSLRRQAMIKRLRPDIEVVTYRGNVQSRLQKLADGVVDATLLANAGLRRLGLAHVITSLLEVEEFLPAVGQGAICIEARADDAATREMIASIHDAATETCLLAERAFLRELDGSCRTPIGGLARLSGDRLVLEGLILTPDGRTVHETRREGTTAEAEAMGRDAGAELKRRGGPDFFAY
- the tsaD gene encoding tRNA (adenosine(37)-N6)-threonylcarbamoyltransferase complex transferase subunit TsaD, whose translation is MIRPESASANAAGSSFPPAGPLTVLGIETSCDETAAAVVRVAPDGSRQILSDVIRSQTGEHEAFGGVVPEIAARAHIRILDGLVSAALKDAGVGFDELDAVAATAGPGLIGGVIVGLTTAKAIAMAAGKPLVAVNHLEGHALTARLTDGLPFPYLLLLVSGGHTQFLLVEGVGRYRRLGSTIDDALGEAFDKTAKLLQLGFPGGPAVEKAAMRGDPSRFHLPRPMLDRPGIDVSFAGLKTALRTTAEANAPLSQQDVADLCASFQQAVTDVIGEKSRRALALFAESHPQIAPVLVIAGGVAANTAIRARLEAEAAKAGARLVAPPGRLCTDNAAMIAWAGIERLAEARAAGKALDERDAPARPRWPLDSEAATVIGSGRKGAKA